The following nucleotide sequence is from Ochotona princeps isolate mOchPri1 chromosome 24, mOchPri1.hap1, whole genome shotgun sequence.
CCTTGGAATACACTACCCATAGCCTTAGCCTTCCTGGGATTCCCATCATGTTTCCCAACCCATCAAAGGAAATCACTTCACAATGCTGCCCTGTGAATCTGCTGTCAGCTTATTACCCTCCCAGTGGCTAACCTCCCAATAGGAAAAATCGCCTCAGTCTAAATGATCCCCGTGAAGTCGCAGGCTACAAACTAGCCCCCTGCTTGCCATTCAGTCAGgccaggaagagacacagagcacAGAGGCATTCACAAAGATGCAGAGCAAAGCTCTGAGACCATGGAGACGGATGGAGGGGGGCAAAGGGAGAGAAACAAAGCATGGCAGACCCTACCATGGGCGCAGCAGGTTGGAATGTGGGCACAGACCAGGCCCCaacagaaaaggagggagagggtggggagtgCTGCACAGCACACAGCTCTCTCAGCTCTTTAGAGATTGTCAAGGACCCAGCCTTTCTCTTCCAGCCGAACAGAGCAGTACTGCCGCGCAGCTGGGTTCCTGGCCCCAGGACACAGGGAACCGAGAAGGACGGGGACTGCAGGACAGGGCGGTCCACCCCcacagctctgcctgcagcagcagcctggcctaACTCTGCAGAAAGCAGGCCCATCAAAGGTGTGCAGGAGGTTAGACTTACAAAACAAACGTTTCTACATGGGTGACTTGGCTGCCACCAGGAAGTTGGCTCATCAGCTTAGAAACCAAGGACCCCAGAAGCACGCACTTCaaagcccctcccctgcccaaccAGCATTTTCCACAGGGACTGAGGAGCAAAAGTCAAGTTCTTAAGGGACAAAGACTCGCCCACAATTGTTGTGGCTGCAATATACACACAGTGTgctggaaggggagagagaagacaaaTAGCTGTGTTCAACCTAGGTGAGTCTATTCCTGTGCCTTGGGAAATAAGGGTAGCAACGGCAACTATTGGGGTTACATCCAAGACAGACTAAACCACCTACTGCTTTTCAAACCTCGGCTCAGGACCAGCATAGGGGCCTGACTCCCTCCAAGGGGCTCACCTGGGGGGAGTGCTCCTCCCCTTAGCTGTGTGTGGGGTCTCCTACTCACCCAGCAGGGGCTGCCGCTCGCCCACACGCAGCTGGTGATGGAACTGCTTGCTGATCATGCGGCGGCGGGCATCGCTCTCATGGGCTGCCATgtaggggatctccagcagcatgGCGGACACCAGGTAGACACACTCGAGCAGCTCCAGGTTGATGTGCAGGTGGAAGGGTACCTGGCGGCGCCGCTCCACCTTCTCCTGCTCCTGGTTACGCTCCTGCAGGCTGCGCAGCAGGAGGCCCTGGCCCAGCAGCTCCTTGGCCCGGCCGCTCGACTGGATGTCCAGCAGGGCATTGTGGGCATCTTTGGTCAGGCCTTGGCGGAAGGCACAGATGCCCAGCTGCACCATGGTGCGGTTGTACAGGATCTGGGGGGTGACAGGGGTGTGTGCTCAGGAGACGGCCACAGCAAGCAGCTCACTGATTCAGTGAGCATGCCGCAAGGGCTTACTAGATGCAGACAGCTGAGAACAGCTCAATACACCCATCCGTCCCTGCCCTCCATGGAGCTCGTGGCCCTGCGCTGGGCTTTGGAGGATACAGGAACCACACCAGGCAGATGGATGCAGTGAAGGAGGAAAATACTGCAGGGAGATGGTGAAGTGGTGTTACAGAACTGTGGGAGGGAAGGGAATGTCCCAAAATGGACCTCAAGAAGAAGGGGCAGCAagtcatattcatatatatatatatatatatatataatatatatgaatatatatatatagaggagcaTTCTAGCAAAAATAGACACAACAGTCCTGTGCAGAACTGTCAGGTGTGTTCTAGTTGAGGCAGAACACAGGCAAATCATGGGGAAGTGCACACCGGGCTGAGATCCTGACGGGAAAGCCAGGTCCCAAGACAACAGGCCATCCAGCCAGAGTGGACTTCACAGGGCGACTgcgctgctggactcagaccagcagagaggtggacgggacagaaagtgagagaggcaAGAGATGGTGGCAGAGTGGCGGGCAGGAGTGGGGGCGCCAAGCGGTTAGACAGGaacggcggggggtggggggggcagagAGCTCTGCGCTGTGGATCCAATTTGATGTGAGGAAGGACACCAAGACGCAAGGAAGCCCCCAAGGTCCTGGGCTGTCACTAATGACACCAGAAGACTGTTAGTAGGGATCTGGGGTGGGCGAGGGGAAGGCTAACTATTCATCAACCATAACAAAACCACAGAATCCAGCAACATGTTGCTGTCATGGTCAAGCCCGCTACCCTGGAAGTGAAAACAAGGACAGCACCCAGAGAACAAGCCAGGGTGCTGCTTACAGTCCATCAGCCTGCAGTGCTGCGCACCTGACACTTCCTGTGCTAACCACACATGCCCAGGGGCCACACCTTCATTCACAACCTTGTGTCGGAAAAGCTCCTCCCACATCTGCCACACACAGAATGAGGGGCTCCACTGCCATGTCCTACACGTCACATTGCGTTTGGGTCCCTGTCTTTCCAATCACCTCAATTGGGAACCAGTCCCATGTAGGCCTAATTGTGGAGGAGGACTAACGCTGTGGGGATGGTGAGATGGGTGCCGCCACGTGGACAAGGAATGCTGGCCTGGGCAAAAGACCAAGCTGGGGCCGCTTAGTTTACCTGCACCGGCGGGTCTGCATGCTGAATGTTGTCTTGCAGGTGGCTCATGAGCATGAGGTCGCGGGCCTGGTACCAGCGTGAGTGCAGCGCATGGTGGTAGATgtggcagaggatggcgcaggtgCGGATGCGGTCAGTGCGGTCCTTGGCATAGATGTACTTGCACAGCCTCTCCATCAGCACAGCCGAGTCCTCACCCTCATtttcagcctggtcctgctcAGACTGCAGGGGAAAGGGAGGTTGCAGAGGGCGCTCTGCTTTTTGCTTCCTCAGCCTCAGCTGATCACATATGAGACTGGGTCCAACCCCCATCTGTCCCCTTGGGTTCCCTCCCTGCTCCTGAGGACAGTTCGGTGACAGGCTCTGGACAGATACGGAGGATGCGCTGACAAGCCCCACCCAGGAAACTGCCAACCGCCACTGACCTTTGAGGAGCCCTCGGGAGGCGTGAGCTGCCGCTGGTGGGCCTTATAATCAAACTTGTAGTAGGTGTGCAGGACACGCCGCAGGTAGATGCGGCAGATCTCCTCGGTGGTGCCCTTCTCCTCCAGGTAGCGCTGCACACGCTCAATGATGGCACACACCTGCGCCTCATCCTTCAGGTGCTCCACATACTCTGGCGGGGGAAAGCACTCGCTCAGGGCAGCCTCCCCCAACACCTGTCCCCCACCAAGGCCATGGCCCCATTTCTTGTCTGCACCAGTTTCAGAGGGCCACTGACTATAGCTTGGGAGCCCCAGCCTCTCCCAAGGCCTACACTGCTGCCAACTCACAGCTCAGGGGAAATCCTAGCCGCTACCCCACAGCCCACAACGGCTGCTCCCTTGGCCACCCCACGGCTGATCCGTGCTGCGTTCCCTGTGCGTTGCTCTGCTGCCACCCCCTTGGAGGAGCTCCTCATGTATGTTGCCTGCAGATGCTGTCCTTACTCAATCTCGTGCAGAACCGGCCTTCCAGCCACTGCCTCTACAGAGCCTgcccctgctgtctcccacgcTTCCCTCCGTGTCAGCTGCTTTGCGGTCTCGCTGTCACCACCTGCTGAACGGCCCCTCCCCCAGAGCCAAAAACGAGCTGCATAGCCCTGGAGATCCCTGACCACCTCGTCTGTCCCTCACAGCACCCTGACTTGGTGGGCACGTTCCCACTTCTCACCGCGTGAATCATCCCTTGTGTTCCCATTCCAAAGCCTCCGATCCAAGCCGCACCAGCACGCCTCACCCTAAGGTTCTCATGGCACAGGCCTGGCACCACCCCCTAATAGCACTCCCCTCCAGTGCTGCCTGGCAGGTGATTTAGCATAACCCTAACTTAGTAAtcactcctgctgcttttccacaccTGAACGCCCACACTCAGCTCACCTTGGGAGTGAGGGTCGGTATTTTGCATTATTTTGGTAAATTCTTCATCCATCCGTTCCACCAGGGTGAGGATGCAGCCACGGACACGCAGTGGCTGAGGAAAAACACAGGGAGGATGGGTCCCTGGCTCAGTCCCGCACCCCACCTGCTCCCACAGCAGGCAATGCAGCCCTTTACCTGGTCAACATTCTGCAGGTTCTCACTCTCTTCCAGAATGTTCTCTCCCACAAAGATGTTGGGGTTGGCAAACAGGATGTCCATCAGCTCGTTGATGCAGTCCAGGCACTTCTGCCACATCTCCGGCTGTCAGAGAGCCGCAGGCCAAGGCGGAGGCATGAGGGCAGGAGCAGCAGACGCTGCGCAAGCCCGACTCGCCGAGACCCAGGGGGCCTTCACCTGTTTCCGCAGTCCCTGGGTTGTGACACCCCTTCCCAGTACCCACCAGCTCAGCCCTGAGACCCCCTCACCTTCATGTATGTGGCCAGGTTGGGGTTGTAGTCATAAAGGGAGGCAATGATGTTGAACTTGATCTTGACAATGACGCCCTCCCCCAGGTTGTTTTCAGAAGCGAtctgaaccagcagttggagcaGCTCAATCTGggccgccctgggaaaacacggGATGGGGGGAGGCTTTGGAGACCACTGAGAGCACATGGCAGTGTGCCCCGGGTACACTGttcctccccacctccagcctGCGTGGTGGGCAGAAGGGGCCCTCCCCTGTCCCGCCACGGCCCAGGCCCCCGAGTCTCACCGATCTGTGCCCTTCTTGCCTCTTGCCTGCAGGATCTCATTCAGCTTCTTGATGACGACGGCGTGCGTGATCTCGGTGCCCTTGGCGAACATCTTGGGCTTCTCCTGAGGCACCACACAGCCATGAGGTGCCCAGCAGCGGGATGCCCCTCCTGCCACTTCCCACCCCAACCAGGAGGGCAGCCGTATGCTTGGCCCAGCTGTTCCTCAGCCGATGGGAACGCTGCCACACTGACCTTCACAAGGGGCACGCCGCCACGGACCCTCTCCCACTCCCCGCCTTCAttgtcctcttcctcctcatccaGGCGCTTTGatttcctgtcatgcttctttTTGGCTTTGTCCTCCCGTTTCTTCTCGGCGGCCTTCTTGTCCTCCTCTGTGGTGGGAGCCCTGCCAGAAGACACGGGGGGATGTGAACAACCACCCTCTTCTCACCTGAACCTTCTGgcttcccccaccaggccttggTCCCAGTTGTCTACAACGATGACCTACAGCATCTACCACAGCCCTAAACCAAGGCCTTGACTGCATCACTCTCATTAAGATGCTCTCATGTACAGGAACAGCCTGACAGGGTCAGCTGAGGGAAGGGTGCTGCCAGGCCATGGTCAGCAGGGACACAGCCAGGCGTGCTGCTCCAGAGCTAGCCACACAGGACCCACAGAGTCTTAGCAGTCGTCTCTGGTGCCACTCACTCTATCCAAACTGACCCCTTTACCCAGGAAGCAACACCTCGTTTATTTGATAGGAGTGCAAAA
It contains:
- the LOC101529196 gene encoding eukaryotic translation initiation factor 3 subunit C; translated protein: MSRFFTTGSDSESESSLSGEELVTKPVGGNYGKQPLLLSEDEEDTKRVVRSAKDKRFEELTNLIRTIRNAMKIRDVTKCLEEFELLGKAYGKAKSIVDKEGVPRFYIRILADLGDYLNELWEDKEGKKKMNKNNAKALSTLRQKIRKYNRDFESHITNYKQNPEQSADEDAEKNEEDSEGSEDEDEDEDGVSAAGFLKKKSEVPSGESRKFLKKMEDEDSDSEDSEDDEEWDTGSTSSDSDSEEEEGKQTALASRFLKKAPTTEEDKKAAEKKREDKAKKKHDRKSKRLDEEEEDNEGGEWERVRGGVPLVKEKPKMFAKGTEITHAVVIKKLNEILQARGKKGTDRAAQIELLQLLVQIASENNLGEGVIVKIKFNIIASLYDYNPNLATYMKPEMWQKCLDCINELMDILFANPNIFVGENILEESENLQNVDQPLRVRGCILTLVERMDEEFTKIMQNTDPHSQEYVEHLKDEAQVCAIIERVQRYLEEKGTTEEICRIYLRRVLHTYYKFDYKAHQRQLTPPEGSSKSEQDQAENEGEDSAVLMERLCKYIYAKDRTDRIRTCAILCHIYHHALHSRWYQARDLMLMSHLQDNIQHADPPVQILYNRTMVQLGICAFRQGLTKDAHNALLDIQSSGRAKELLGQGLLLRSLQERNQEQEKVERRRQVPFHLHINLELLECVYLVSAMLLEIPYMAAHESDARRRMISKQFHHQLRVGERQPLLGPPESMREHVVAASKAMKMGDWKTCHSFIINEKMNGKVWDLFPEADKVRTMLVRKIQEESLRTYLFTYSSVYDSISMETLSDMFELDLPTVHSIISKMIINEELMASLDQPTQTVVMHRTEPTAQQNLALQLAEKLGSLVENNERVFDHKQGTYGGYFRDQKDGYRKNEGYMRRGGYRQQQSQTAY